The proteins below come from a single Streptomyces sp. SCSIO 75703 genomic window:
- a CDS encoding small ribosomal subunit Rsm22 family protein, whose product MNDPTVPADALRDSLAHLVDGLPSRQAAQAVERLIATYRGATPTDAPILRDRADVVAYAAYRMPATFAAVRSALGALAAAVPGWAPGSHVDVGGGTGAATWAVSDTWGGERPVTVLDWAEPALALGREIAAAHPALRDVSWRRARIGPALTVEDADLVTVSYVLNELTPDDRAALVDTAAGAARAVVIVEAGTPDGHARVVEARDRLAAAGFRVAAPCPHSAACPIVPGADWCHFAARVSRSSLHRRVKGGSLAYEDEKFSYVAATRFPAAPAPARVVRRPQLRKGQVLLDLCDTDERLHRTTVTKRHGDLYKAARDADWGDAWPPPGDQPLPAGDRPGG is encoded by the coding sequence CCTCGCCCACCTGGTCGACGGGCTGCCGTCCCGGCAGGCCGCGCAGGCCGTGGAGCGGCTGATCGCCACCTACCGCGGGGCCACCCCGACCGACGCCCCGATCCTGCGGGACCGGGCCGACGTCGTCGCGTACGCCGCCTACCGCATGCCGGCGACCTTCGCCGCGGTCCGCTCCGCGCTGGGCGCCCTCGCCGCCGCCGTGCCCGGCTGGGCACCCGGCAGCCACGTCGACGTCGGCGGCGGCACCGGCGCCGCGACCTGGGCCGTCAGCGACACCTGGGGCGGCGAACGCCCGGTGACCGTCCTCGACTGGGCCGAACCGGCCCTCGCCCTCGGCCGCGAGATCGCCGCCGCCCACCCCGCCCTGCGGGACGTGAGCTGGCGGCGCGCCCGCATCGGCCCGGCGCTCACCGTCGAGGACGCCGACCTCGTCACCGTCTCCTACGTCCTCAACGAACTCACCCCCGACGACCGCGCCGCCCTCGTCGACACCGCCGCCGGTGCCGCCCGCGCCGTGGTGATCGTCGAGGCCGGCACGCCCGACGGCCACGCCCGGGTCGTCGAGGCCCGCGACCGGCTCGCCGCGGCCGGGTTCCGGGTCGCCGCGCCCTGCCCGCACAGCGCGGCCTGCCCCATCGTCCCCGGCGCGGACTGGTGCCACTTCGCCGCGCGGGTCAGCCGTTCCTCCCTGCACCGCCGGGTCAAGGGCGGCTCCCTCGCCTACGAGGACGAGAAGTTCAGCTACGTCGCCGCCACCCGCTTCCCCGCCGCCCCGGCCCCGGCCCGGGTGGTCCGGCGCCCGCAGCTCCGCAAGGGGCAGGTCCTGCTCGACCTGTGCGACACGGACGAGCGGCTGCACCGGACCACGGTCACCAAACGCCACGGTGACCTCTACAAGGCGGCCCGCGACGCGGACTGGGGCGACGCCTGGCCCCCGCCCGGGGACCAGCCCCTCCCGGCGGGGGACCGACCCGGAGGCTAG
- a CDS encoding vWA domain-containing protein → MDAVRVALLREVLAGTEWLGATRRFAGALRGSVVSHGGGLLLVGTADHEPWHLAAHLVDEAAWSGTPELAPTLVRHDARPSDPAHLAVGLGRLAAARRGETLLVVTPDDPGARLLEGVHDARRAGATVLALGTGGDAGERELTAMAHETLAVPDGAELDLDTVQHLVSAAAGEDAVPPQRGRRTFRDRLSRLADHLTAPPPPRW, encoded by the coding sequence ATGGACGCCGTACGGGTCGCGCTGTTGCGGGAAGTGCTGGCCGGGACCGAGTGGCTGGGGGCCACCCGGCGGTTCGCGGGGGCGCTGCGCGGGTCGGTGGTCTCGCACGGGGGCGGGCTGCTGCTGGTGGGCACCGCCGACCACGAGCCGTGGCACCTGGCGGCGCACCTGGTGGACGAGGCCGCCTGGTCGGGCACGCCGGAGCTGGCCCCGACCCTGGTGCGGCACGACGCGCGTCCCTCGGACCCGGCGCACCTGGCGGTGGGGCTGGGGCGGCTCGCGGCGGCCCGGCGCGGGGAGACGCTGCTCGTGGTGACGCCGGACGATCCGGGGGCGCGGCTGCTGGAGGGCGTGCACGACGCGCGGCGGGCCGGGGCGACGGTGCTGGCGCTGGGCACCGGCGGGGACGCCGGGGAGCGGGAGCTGACCGCGATGGCGCACGAGACGCTGGCCGTGCCGGACGGCGCGGAACTGGACCTGGACACCGTGCAGCACCTGGTCAGCGCGGCGGCCGGGGAGGACGCGGTGCCCCCGCAGCGCGGGCGGCGCACCTTCCGGGACCGGCTCTCCCGCCTCGCCGACCACCTGACGGCCCCGCCCCCGCCCCGCTGGTGA
- a CDS encoding heme ABC transporter ATP-binding protein has translation MRGVLRVGRLARLVPSRPVPPAPAAPGEILAEAEDLRVRLAGRLVLDGVGVRVRAGEVLALVGPNGAGKSTLLGALCADLAPDEGTVRIHGRPASAWSAPELALRRAVLPQSAALSFPFPVADVVRMGRAPWAGSDREDEDDAVVADAMARTEVTAFAGRPFSALSGGERARVALARVLAQRAPLVLLDEPTAALDLRHQELVLRLCRERAAAGDAVVVVLHDLGLAAAYAHRVAILRGGRVAADGPPAEVFSHALLSEVYDQPVEVLAHPRTGEVLVTPRRAP, from the coding sequence GTGAGAGGCGTCCTGAGGGTCGGGCGGCTGGCGCGGCTCGTACCGTCCCGGCCGGTGCCGCCGGCGCCGGCCGCGCCCGGCGAGATCCTGGCCGAGGCGGAGGACCTGCGGGTCCGGCTGGCGGGCCGGCTGGTCCTGGACGGGGTCGGCGTCCGCGTCCGCGCGGGCGAGGTCCTCGCCCTGGTCGGCCCCAACGGGGCGGGCAAGTCCACCCTGTTGGGCGCGCTCTGCGCCGACCTGGCCCCCGACGAGGGGACCGTGCGCATCCACGGCCGGCCGGCCTCCGCCTGGTCCGCGCCGGAACTGGCGCTGCGCCGGGCGGTGTTGCCGCAGTCGGCGGCGCTGTCCTTCCCGTTCCCGGTGGCGGACGTGGTGCGGATGGGCCGGGCCCCGTGGGCGGGCTCGGACCGGGAGGACGAGGACGACGCCGTGGTGGCCGACGCCATGGCGCGCACCGAGGTGACGGCGTTCGCCGGACGCCCGTTCTCCGCGCTCAGCGGTGGCGAGCGGGCGCGGGTGGCGCTGGCCCGGGTGCTGGCCCAGCGGGCGCCGCTGGTGCTGCTCGACGAGCCGACGGCGGCGCTGGACCTGCGCCACCAGGAGCTGGTGCTGCGGCTGTGCCGGGAGCGGGCGGCGGCCGGGGACGCGGTCGTCGTGGTCCTGCACGACCTGGGGCTGGCGGCGGCGTACGCGCACCGGGTGGCGATCCTGCGCGGCGGGCGGGTGGCCGCCGACGGCCCGCCGGCCGAGGTGTTCTCCCACGCGCTGCTGAGCGAGGTCTACGACCAGCCGGTGGAGGTGCTGGCGCACCCCCGCACGGGCGAGGTGCTGGTGACCCCGCGCCGCGCCCCCTGA
- a CDS encoding biliverdin-producing heme oxygenase, translating into MDSFSTLIRTASHEQHVEAETSTFMSDLLGGRLGVDAYARYTEQLWFVYEALEDAAGRLASDPVAGPFVRPELLRLPSLERDLAHLRGAGWRAGVTALPATKEYAARVRECAEQWPAGYIAHHYTRYLGDLSGGQIIRDKAERTWGFARKGDGVRFYVFEGIGNPAAFKREYRELLDGIRADDLEKQRVIAECKRAFALNTGVFRALGEEFPLSA; encoded by the coding sequence ATGGACTCCTTCTCGACCCTCATCCGCACGGCCTCCCACGAGCAGCACGTGGAGGCGGAGACCTCCACTTTCATGAGCGACCTGCTCGGCGGCCGCCTCGGAGTCGACGCCTACGCGCGCTACACCGAGCAGTTGTGGTTCGTCTACGAAGCCCTGGAGGACGCCGCCGGCCGGCTCGCCTCCGACCCGGTGGCCGGGCCCTTCGTCCGTCCGGAGCTGCTGCGGCTGCCGTCCCTGGAGCGCGACCTGGCGCACCTGCGCGGGGCCGGCTGGCGCGCGGGCGTGACCGCCCTGCCGGCGACGAAGGAGTACGCGGCCCGGGTCCGCGAGTGCGCCGAGCAGTGGCCCGCCGGCTACATCGCCCACCACTACACGCGCTACCTGGGCGATCTGTCCGGCGGCCAGATCATCCGCGACAAGGCCGAGCGCACCTGGGGCTTCGCGAGGAAGGGCGACGGCGTCCGCTTCTACGTCTTCGAGGGGATCGGCAACCCGGCCGCCTTCAAGCGCGAGTACCGCGAACTGCTGGACGGCATCCGCGCCGACGACCTGGAGAAGCAGCGCGTGATCGCCGAGTGCAAGCGGGCGTTCGCGCTCAACACCGGCGTCTTCCGCGCCCTGGGCGAGGAGTTCCCGCTCTCGGCCTGA
- a CDS encoding ABC transporter substrate-binding protein, translated as MKGTDRIVRRSRTRLAGALLSVLALTVTTTGCGGSSKAAPSGGKSSSAPAGPNRLEPLETTAEPRLPVTVRSADGERVTVERAERIVPLSGSLSEIVFTLGLGDRVVARDVSATFDQAAGLPVVTRGHDVSAESVLSLRPDLVVAETTTGPQEAVDQIRAAGVPVLFVKAATGLADVGPRIRTVADALGVPDAGRELTRRSEERIEAVRDDVPAVTDKPRVAFLYLRGSASVHLLGGRDSGAVSLIEAAGGIDAGAASGLDKDFTAITGEALAKAAPDAILVMSKGLASVGGVDGLAAIPGIAQTPAGMDRRIVSVEDGVLLNYGPRTDQVLRSVVEQLYAEGGER; from the coding sequence ATGAAAGGAACGGACCGGATCGTGCGACGCTCGCGAACCCGACTGGCGGGAGCACTGCTGTCCGTGCTCGCCCTCACGGTGACGACGACCGGATGCGGAGGCTCCTCAAAGGCCGCGCCCTCCGGCGGGAAATCCTCGTCCGCCCCGGCCGGACCGAACCGGCTGGAGCCCCTGGAGACCACCGCGGAGCCGCGTCTGCCGGTCACCGTGCGCTCCGCCGACGGCGAGCGGGTGACGGTGGAGCGGGCCGAGCGGATCGTCCCGCTCTCCGGCAGCCTCAGCGAGATCGTCTTCACCCTCGGCCTCGGCGACCGGGTCGTCGCCCGTGACGTCTCCGCCACCTTCGACCAGGCGGCCGGCCTGCCCGTGGTCACCCGGGGCCACGACGTCTCCGCCGAGAGCGTGCTGTCGCTCCGTCCGGACCTGGTCGTCGCCGAGACGACCACCGGGCCCCAGGAGGCCGTCGACCAGATCCGCGCGGCCGGCGTCCCGGTGCTCTTCGTGAAGGCGGCGACCGGCCTGGCCGACGTCGGCCCGCGCATCCGGACCGTCGCGGACGCGCTCGGGGTCCCTGACGCGGGCCGGGAGCTGACCCGGCGCTCCGAGGAGCGGATCGAGGCGGTACGCGACGACGTTCCGGCGGTGACGGACAAGCCGCGCGTCGCCTTCCTCTACCTGCGCGGCTCGGCCTCCGTCCACCTGCTCGGCGGCAGGGACTCCGGCGCCGTCTCGCTGATCGAGGCGGCCGGCGGGATCGACGCCGGGGCGGCCTCCGGCCTGGACAAGGACTTCACCGCCATCACCGGCGAGGCCCTGGCGAAGGCGGCGCCCGACGCGATCCTCGTGATGAGCAAGGGCCTCGCATCGGTCGGCGGCGTCGACGGACTGGCCGCGATCCCCGGCATCGCCCAGACCCCGGCCGGGATGGACCGCCGGATCGTCTCCGTCGAGGACGGCGTCCTGCTCAACTACGGCCCGCGCACCGACCAGGTGCTCCGCTCCGTGGTCGAGCAGCTCTACGCCGAGGGCGGCGAGCGGTGA
- the map gene encoding type I methionyl aminopeptidase, which produces MSGQSLLVPGELSPTRSVPGNIRRPEYVGRPAPTPYTGPEVQTPETVEAMRRAGRIAARAMAEAAKLIAPGVTTDELDRVAHAYMCDHGAYPSTLGYRGFPKSLCTSVNEVICHGIPDSTVLRDGDIVNLDVTAYIGGVHGDTNATYLVGEVDEESTALVDRTREALNRAIKAVKPGRQINVIGRVIESYAKRFGYGVVRDFTGHGINTAFHSGLIVPHYDSPHATTVIRPGMTFTIEPMLTLGTIEYDMWEDGWTVVTKDRKRTAQFEHTLVVTDTGAEILTLP; this is translated from the coding sequence ATGTCTGGCCAGTCGCTGCTCGTACCAGGGGAGCTGTCTCCCACCCGTTCCGTACCCGGAAACATCCGCCGGCCCGAGTACGTCGGCAGACCGGCGCCGACGCCGTACACCGGGCCGGAGGTGCAGACGCCCGAGACGGTCGAGGCGATGCGCAGGGCCGGGCGGATCGCGGCGCGGGCGATGGCCGAGGCGGCGAAGCTCATCGCGCCCGGGGTGACCACGGACGAGCTGGACCGGGTGGCGCACGCCTACATGTGCGACCACGGCGCCTACCCCTCGACGCTCGGCTACCGCGGTTTCCCGAAGTCGCTGTGCACCTCGGTCAACGAGGTGATCTGCCACGGCATCCCGGACTCGACGGTGCTGCGCGACGGCGACATCGTGAACCTGGACGTGACGGCGTACATCGGCGGCGTGCACGGCGACACGAACGCGACCTACCTCGTGGGCGAGGTGGACGAGGAGAGCACCGCGCTGGTCGACCGCACCCGCGAGGCGCTCAACCGGGCGATCAAGGCGGTGAAGCCGGGCCGGCAGATCAACGTCATCGGCCGGGTCATCGAGTCCTACGCCAAGCGCTTCGGCTACGGGGTGGTCCGCGACTTCACCGGCCACGGCATCAACACCGCCTTCCACTCCGGGCTGATCGTGCCGCACTACGACAGCCCGCACGCCACGACCGTGATCCGGCCCGGCATGACCTTCACGATCGAGCCGATGCTGACGCTCGGGACGATCGAGTACGACATGTGGGAGGACGGCTGGACGGTCGTGACGAAGGACCGCAAGCGGACCGCGCAGTTCGAGCACACGCTGGTCGTGACGGACACCGGCGCGGAGATCCTCACGCTGCCCTGA
- a CDS encoding HtaA domain-containing protein: MPVRRRRSLTLAAAVTTAAALGATALATLGAGTASAAEVPLEDYELTWGIKQSYRTYVATFAKGAFTAADGASQAAGNGVFTFTGGVGGYDATGHTVNLAFQGSLAVESAAHGFAFTLSDVKFDSKDARITADVTANGTTRDDVPLATVEVTRDMRNMETTLTGQAAEVFGSASYEGAAGDPLTVVRNTPPTPTTPPASEPPAQSPEPTDTPGTPEPTASETTPTTPPTTGGPSPTASEGTAPPKPSAPATRAPAQGALADGTLGWGVKDSFRAYVTGPTAKGTITTSGGATQAAANGAFTFKDATGTYDTKAGKLDASFKGAVSFKGHEANGSHGLDLTLSNLRATLDGGRGTLTADVNSLGEKSAGVVLADLEAQSAALTAKDDVITVDAIAATLTAAGATAFGDFYTAGTALDPVTLSVALTDGAKLPEGGTGGGFGGTGGSGGGGTSGGAGSTVGGVGSTTGGITGGGSLAATGAEIPGAALGAAAGLAVAAGAGAVLVARKRRPAAE, encoded by the coding sequence ATGCCCGTCAGACGACGCCGCTCCCTCACCCTCGCCGCCGCCGTGACGACGGCCGCCGCCCTCGGCGCGACCGCCCTCGCCACCCTCGGCGCCGGCACCGCCTCCGCGGCCGAGGTCCCGCTCGAGGACTACGAACTGACGTGGGGCATCAAGCAGTCGTACCGCACCTACGTCGCCACCTTCGCCAAGGGCGCCTTCACCGCCGCCGACGGCGCGAGCCAGGCCGCCGGCAACGGCGTCTTCACCTTCACCGGGGGCGTCGGCGGCTACGACGCGACCGGCCACACCGTGAACCTCGCCTTCCAGGGCAGCCTCGCGGTCGAGTCCGCCGCCCACGGCTTCGCGTTCACGCTGTCCGACGTCAAGTTCGACAGCAAGGACGCCCGGATCACGGCCGACGTGACCGCCAACGGCACCACGCGGGACGACGTGCCGCTGGCCACGGTCGAGGTCACCCGGGACATGAGGAACATGGAGACCACGCTGACCGGCCAGGCCGCGGAGGTCTTCGGCAGCGCGAGCTACGAGGGCGCCGCGGGCGACCCGCTGACGGTGGTGCGGAACACCCCGCCGACGCCGACCACCCCGCCCGCCTCCGAGCCGCCGGCCCAGTCGCCGGAGCCGACGGACACCCCGGGCACCCCGGAGCCCACCGCCTCCGAGACCACCCCGACGACACCGCCCACGACCGGCGGGCCGAGCCCCACCGCGAGCGAGGGCACCGCCCCGCCCAAGCCGTCGGCCCCGGCCACGCGGGCTCCGGCCCAGGGCGCCCTCGCCGACGGCACCCTCGGCTGGGGCGTGAAGGACTCCTTCCGCGCCTACGTCACCGGCCCGACGGCCAAGGGCACCATCACCACCTCGGGCGGCGCGACCCAGGCGGCCGCCAACGGCGCCTTCACCTTCAAGGACGCCACCGGCACCTACGACACGAAGGCAGGCAAGCTCGACGCCTCCTTCAAGGGCGCCGTCAGCTTCAAGGGCCACGAGGCCAACGGCAGTCACGGCCTCGACCTGACCCTGAGCAACCTGCGGGCCACCCTCGACGGCGGCAGGGGCACGCTCACCGCCGACGTGAACAGCCTGGGCGAGAAGTCCGCCGGCGTGGTCCTGGCCGACCTCGAGGCCCAGTCCGCCGCGCTGACCGCCAAGGACGACGTCATCACCGTCGACGCGATCGCCGCCACGCTCACCGCGGCGGGCGCCACGGCGTTCGGCGACTTCTACACCGCCGGCACGGCGCTCGACCCGGTCACCCTGTCGGTGGCCCTGACCGACGGCGCCAAGCTGCCCGAGGGGGGCACGGGCGGCGGCTTCGGCGGCACCGGCGGCTCGGGCGGCGGCGGCACCTCCGGCGGCGCCGGCTCGACCGTGGGCGGCGTCGGCTCCACCACGGGCGGCATCACCGGCGGCGGCAGCCTGGCGGCCACCGGCGCGGAGATCCCGGGCGCGGCCCTCGGCGCGGCGGCCGGCCTCGCCGTGGCCGCCGGCGCGGGCGCCGTCCTCGTCGCCCGCAAGCGGCGTCCGGCCGCCGAGTGA
- a CDS encoding TetR/AcrR family transcriptional regulator produces MPDQEPTPARPAAPARPRPDTTRRSERSRRAIYGAALALVSEVGYPRTTVEGIAARAGVGKQTIYRWWSSKADVLMEAFLDLGEQAARAAGQDPAAQAIPDTGDLAADLKAVLRATVDELRDPRFEAPSRALAAEGLVDEQLGREFVAKLLDPSLQLYVDRLRAAQDAGQIRPDVDPRIALELFVSPLAQRWLQRTAPLSHAYTDTLVEYALHGLVPR; encoded by the coding sequence ATGCCCGACCAGGAACCCACCCCCGCCCGGCCCGCCGCCCCCGCCCGGCCCCGCCCCGACACCACCCGCCGCAGCGAGCGCTCCCGCCGCGCCATCTACGGCGCCGCCCTCGCCCTCGTCTCCGAGGTGGGCTACCCCCGGACCACCGTCGAGGGCATCGCCGCCCGCGCCGGCGTCGGCAAGCAGACGATCTACCGCTGGTGGTCCTCGAAGGCCGACGTCCTGATGGAGGCGTTCCTCGACCTCGGCGAACAGGCCGCCCGCGCCGCCGGCCAGGACCCCGCCGCCCAGGCCATCCCCGACACCGGCGACCTCGCCGCCGACCTCAAGGCGGTGCTGCGCGCCACCGTCGACGAGTTGCGCGACCCGCGCTTCGAGGCCCCCTCCCGCGCCCTGGCCGCCGAGGGCCTGGTCGACGAACAGCTCGGCCGGGAGTTCGTGGCCAAGCTCCTCGACCCCTCGCTCCAGCTCTACGTCGACCGGCTGCGCGCCGCCCAGGACGCCGGGCAGATCCGGCCGGACGTCGACCCGCGCATCGCCCTCGAACTCTTCGTCTCCCCGCTCGCCCAGCGCTGGCTGCAGCGCACGGCCCCGCTGTCCCACGCCTACACGGACACGCTCGTCGAGTACGCGCTGCACGGGCTCGTCCCGCGGTAG
- a CDS encoding HtaA domain-containing protein, with protein MPARFRALVTVLCAVVLGALLPATAAHAENRTVQGGRLDWGIKSSFQSYVTGPVAKGSYSLTGGAATVGGSAFRFHSASGSYDGDTGAFRAAFAGGVRFAGHPAGDGTNQLELTISRPTVSISGSSGTLFVDVVGKAKDTGAVTTSRQVPFAVLFLGGIDMRGGGASVALDNLPATLTAQGAAAFAGYYTAGTPLDPVSLSADVRAPAPKKEPSATPGDASTSPDAKGKTAGGEIRDGAVDWGVRRTFREYVTGEIARGAWTLAAGAQDGGALFRFPGGTGTFEDGTLTAAFRGEVRFTGADGLDLRLAAVRATVKDGEGTLYADVASPDLTAGKVALVTFAAEDLEPADGLVAVTEAPAKLTARGAEAFGGMYQEGTEMDPVSLAVALTDDATLPALPDLGSAPAASASARPKAAPETSAGPVAHATGGSGIPALPVGIAAGALSLVAAALGVAATRRRRAGTAASTSPADEG; from the coding sequence ATGCCCGCCCGATTCCGCGCCCTGGTCACCGTGTTGTGCGCGGTCGTCCTCGGAGCCCTGCTCCCGGCGACCGCCGCCCACGCCGAGAACCGGACCGTGCAGGGCGGACGGCTCGACTGGGGCATCAAGTCCAGCTTCCAGAGCTATGTCACCGGGCCCGTCGCCAAGGGGAGTTACTCGCTGACCGGCGGCGCCGCCACGGTCGGCGGCAGCGCCTTCCGCTTCCACTCCGCGAGCGGCTCCTACGACGGGGACACCGGCGCCTTCCGGGCCGCCTTCGCCGGCGGCGTCCGCTTCGCCGGCCACCCCGCGGGCGACGGCACGAACCAGCTCGAGCTCACCATCAGCCGTCCCACCGTGAGCATCTCCGGCTCCTCCGGCACGCTCTTCGTGGACGTCGTCGGCAAGGCGAAGGACACCGGGGCGGTCACGACGTCCCGTCAGGTGCCCTTCGCCGTCCTCTTCCTGGGCGGCATCGACATGCGGGGCGGCGGCGCCTCCGTCGCCCTCGACAACCTGCCCGCCACCCTCACCGCCCAGGGCGCGGCCGCCTTCGCCGGCTACTACACCGCCGGCACCCCGCTCGACCCGGTCAGCCTCTCCGCCGACGTCCGCGCCCCGGCGCCGAAAAAGGAGCCGTCCGCCACGCCCGGCGACGCCTCCACGTCCCCCGACGCCAAGGGGAAGACGGCCGGCGGCGAGATCCGCGACGGCGCCGTCGACTGGGGCGTGCGCCGCACCTTCCGCGAGTACGTCACCGGCGAGATCGCACGCGGCGCGTGGACCCTCGCCGCCGGCGCCCAGGACGGCGGAGCCCTCTTCCGCTTCCCCGGCGGCACCGGCACCTTCGAGGACGGCACCCTCACCGCCGCCTTCCGCGGCGAGGTCCGCTTCACCGGCGCGGACGGCCTCGACCTCCGGCTCGCCGCCGTCCGCGCCACCGTGAAGGACGGCGAGGGCACGCTCTACGCCGACGTGGCGAGCCCGGACCTGACCGCCGGCAAGGTGGCACTGGTCACCTTCGCCGCCGAGGACCTCGAACCGGCCGACGGCCTGGTCGCCGTGACCGAGGCCCCCGCCAAGCTCACCGCACGCGGCGCCGAGGCATTCGGCGGGATGTACCAGGAGGGCACGGAGATGGACCCCGTCTCCCTCGCCGTCGCCCTCACCGACGACGCGACGCTGCCCGCCCTGCCCGACCTGGGCAGCGCACCCGCGGCGAGCGCGAGCGCGCGGCCGAAGGCCGCCCCCGAGACCTCCGCCGGACCCGTCGCGCACGCCACCGGCGGCTCCGGCATCCCCGCTCTGCCCGTCGGCATCGCCGCCGGTGCCCTGTCGCTGGTGGCCGCGGCCCTCGGGGTCGCCGCCACCCGCCGGCGCCGCGCCGGCACCGCCGCCTCCACGTCCCCCGCGGACGAGGGCTGA
- a CDS encoding iron ABC transporter permease has protein sequence MTVLDKRARPAAPAAGAPRRGRRGTPWLLTAALAAGLLVLVPVAAGTGAYPVPVGDVLGSLLHRAGLGGTELDRVAESVLWNVRFPRIVLALLVGASLGCAGALMQGVFGNPLAEPGVIGVSSGAAVGAVAAIAFGFGFLGAWTVPAFAFAAGLATVLVVYVMARAGGRTEVVTLILTGIAVNAFAGALIGLFLFFADTAAVNQITFWQLGSLAQATWPKVLGVLPCAVTGLALAPLYARRLDLLALGERPARHLGVDVERLRIVLILVIALLTAAAVSVAGVIGFVGLVVPHLLRMSAGPGHRFLIPGSALLGALVLLGADLAARTVAEPAELPLGVLTALVGSPFFFWLLRRTRRRQGGWA, from the coding sequence GTGACCGTCCTCGACAAGCGGGCCCGCCCGGCCGCCCCCGCCGCCGGGGCCCCGCGACGCGGCCGGCGCGGCACCCCCTGGCTGCTGACGGCGGCCCTCGCGGCCGGCCTCCTCGTCCTCGTCCCGGTCGCGGCCGGCACCGGCGCCTACCCCGTCCCGGTCGGCGACGTGCTCGGTTCGCTGCTCCACCGCGCGGGGCTCGGCGGCACCGAACTCGACCGGGTGGCCGAGTCGGTGCTGTGGAACGTGCGCTTCCCCCGGATCGTGCTCGCCCTCCTGGTCGGCGCCTCCCTGGGCTGCGCGGGCGCCCTGATGCAGGGCGTGTTCGGCAACCCGCTCGCCGAACCCGGTGTCATCGGCGTCTCCTCCGGCGCGGCGGTCGGCGCGGTCGCCGCCATCGCCTTCGGCTTCGGCTTCCTCGGCGCCTGGACGGTGCCGGCCTTCGCCTTCGCCGCCGGACTCGCCACCGTCCTGGTGGTCTACGTGATGGCCCGCGCCGGGGGCCGCACCGAGGTCGTGACGCTGATCCTCACCGGCATCGCCGTCAACGCCTTCGCGGGCGCGCTGATCGGCCTCTTCCTCTTCTTCGCGGACACCGCGGCCGTCAACCAGATCACGTTCTGGCAACTGGGCTCGCTCGCCCAGGCGACCTGGCCGAAGGTGCTCGGCGTGCTCCCCTGCGCGGTGACCGGACTGGCCCTCGCCCCGCTGTACGCCCGCCGCCTCGACCTGCTGGCGCTCGGCGAACGCCCCGCCCGGCACCTGGGCGTGGACGTGGAGCGGCTGCGGATCGTGCTGATCCTGGTGATCGCGCTGCTCACGGCGGCGGCGGTGAGCGTGGCCGGCGTCATCGGCTTCGTCGGCCTCGTCGTCCCGCACCTGCTGCGGATGTCGGCGGGCCCCGGGCACCGGTTCCTCATCCCGGGCAGCGCCCTGCTCGGCGCGCTCGTGCTGCTCGGCGCCGACCTCGCCGCGCGCACGGTCGCCGAACCGGCCGAACTGCCGCTGGGGGTGCTGACCGCCCTGGTCGGCAGCCCGTTCTTCTTCTGGCTGCTGCGCCGCACCCGGCGCAGGCAAGGGGGTTGGGCGTGA
- a CDS encoding bifunctional DNA primase/polymerase, protein MSAEFGGRTGLRGRISQWLRGRRPKDAADDGGREPLLLAAAAAGLPLAPAAHPAGYRCSCDRVGCPTPARHPVSFAWQTQSTTDRSQIERWARHQPQANFITATGMVHDVLDVPLEVGRETLRRLLEAGVEVGPVAESDDGRLLFFTLTRGTPEDEDEWWPCELDCHPETMDEHPGLRWHCRGSYVLVPPARLPGENQTVHWVRGPEHPLPDPLTLLETLTDACARHVGEESDQAGAAWPLRH, encoded by the coding sequence ATGAGCGCGGAGTTCGGCGGCCGGACCGGCCTGCGGGGCAGAATCTCCCAGTGGCTGCGAGGACGCCGCCCCAAGGACGCCGCCGACGACGGCGGCAGGGAGCCCCTGCTGCTCGCCGCCGCCGCCGCGGGCCTGCCGCTCGCGCCCGCCGCGCACCCGGCCGGGTACCGCTGCTCCTGCGACCGCGTGGGCTGTCCCACCCCGGCCCGGCACCCGGTCTCCTTCGCCTGGCAGACGCAGTCCACCACCGACCGCTCCCAGATCGAGCGCTGGGCCCGACACCAGCCGCAGGCCAACTTCATCACCGCCACCGGCATGGTCCACGACGTGCTCGACGTGCCCCTCGAAGTGGGCCGCGAGACCCTGCGCCGGCTGCTGGAGGCGGGCGTCGAGGTCGGACCGGTCGCCGAGAGCGACGACGGCCGCCTGCTGTTCTTCACCCTCACCCGCGGCACCCCCGAGGACGAGGACGAGTGGTGGCCCTGCGAGCTGGACTGCCACCCCGAGACGATGGACGAGCACCCCGGCCTGCGCTGGCACTGCCGCGGCTCCTACGTCCTCGTCCCCCCGGCCCGGCTGCCCGGCGAGAACCAGACGGTGCACTGGGTGCGCGGCCCCGAACACCCGCTGCCGGACCCGCTCACCCTCCTGGAGACCCTCACCGACGCCTGCGCCCGGCACGTCGGCGAGGAGAGCGACCAGGCCGGAGCGGCCTGGCCCCTGCGCCACTGA